The Falco peregrinus isolate bFalPer1 chromosome 1, bFalPer1.pri, whole genome shotgun sequence genome has a window encoding:
- the TMEM62 gene encoding transmembrane protein 62 isoform X2, with the protein MVVTRRRMLKLALGLLAAAAVALLLDSYAPSGAQPPVGQRRRRAARPAPGAKAANLLWVVQVSDIHISRFRDPKRAPDFEKFCSETIDIIQPALVLATGDLTDAKTRDKLGSEQVEVEWKTYHSILKRSRVMEKTKWIDIKGNHDSFNIPHLDSVWNYYRKYSSWRKDGSFHYIHTTSFGNYSFICVDATLSPGPKRPYNFFGILNMNQMKELSLMATESLHSNHTIWFGHFPTSTIISSAPGIRTLMSSATAYLCGHLHTLGGLMPALHSQHRGGTLELELGDWMDNRRYRILAFDHDLFSFADLNFEEWPVVLITNPKSFLYSSSAHEPLVKILHSTHVRILAFSPSVIISVKVNIDGVHLGNAHQVSGPLYVLKWSPQNYSEGFHHIDVTVQDASGRISTRSHIFAMEENLSRRFDFWPSVILLIDYYVLARVLFGLIVLIQITLLVIFRYLQKPALKEKPGLLTLTSYSLHVFSKTNTFYYSIMFLNLYTILGPWFVGELIDGQVGACFSFGLFVGGSFFQGSLTFVVGILQLLFFNLPLMAYLCWCLLLRCQGYSFRSHVHHIPRLVAVLVHLAMALLLAWQVYSCYFLQRTYGTLAFFLSPMRTWLVVLTAALIWKTWTLKSSELRTYILEMKNCQSS; encoded by the exons ATGGTGGTAACGCGGCGCAGGATGCTGAAGctggccctggggctgctggcggCGGCCGCCGTGGCGCTGCTGCTGGATTCGTACGCGCCTTCGGGAGCGCAGCCGCCCGTGGGCCAGCGCCGTCGCCGGGCCGCTCGGCCTGCCCCCGGTGCGAAGGCCGCCAACCTGCTGTGGGTAGTGCAG gtGTCAGACATCCATATCAGTAGATTTCGGGATCCCAAACGAGCTCCAGACTttgaaaaattctgttctgaaacAATTGATATAATTCAGCCCGCACTTGTTCTGGCAACAG GTGACCTGACAGATGCTAAGACAAGAGATAAACTGGGATCTGAGCAGGTAGAAGTAGAATGGAAAACTTACCACTCAATCCTGAAGAGATCAAGGGTCATGGAAAAAACCAAGTGGATAGACATCAAAGGGAATCATG ATTCCTTCAATATTCCACACCTGGATAGCGTTTGGAATTATTACAG GAAATACTCTTCCTGGCGTAAAGATGGCTCTTTCCATTACATCCACACCACCTCTTTTGGGAACTATTCATTCATCTGTGTGGATGCCACACTCAGCCCAGGCCCTAAGAGACCCTATAATTTCTTCGGGATTTTAAACATG AATCAAATGAAAGAGCTATCTTTGATGGCAACAGAAAGTCTGCACAGCAATCACACTATCTGGTTTGGCCATTTTCCCACCTCAACAATCATCTCCTCAGCCCCAGGCATACGAACATTAATGAG TTCTGCCACAGCCTATTTATGTGGACATCTCCATACACTGGGTGGGCTGATGCCAGCCTTGCACAGTCAACACCGTGGCGGCACTCTGGAACTTGAATTGGGAGACTGGATGGATAACAGGAG GTACCGGATCCTTGCGTTTGATCATGACCTCTTTAGCTTCGCAGATCTTAACTTCGAAGAATGGCCTGTAGTTCTCATCACCAATCCCAAATCCTTCCTTTACAGCAGTTCTGCTCATGAGCCACTAGTCAAAATTCTTCATTCCACTCATGTCAG AATTCTGGCCTTCTCTCCTTCTGTCATTATCTCTGTCAAAGTCAATATAGACGGAGTTCACTTGGGGAACGCGCATCAAGTGTCTGGCCCTCTCTATGTACTGAAGTGGAGCCCACAAAACTACAGTGAAGGGTTCCATCACATAGATGTGACTGTCCAG GATGCTTCAGGAAGAATTAGCACACGGAGCCATATATTTGCTATGGAAGAAAATCTCTCTCGTAGATTTGACTTTTGGCCATCTGTTATTCTTCTCATTGACTACTATGTTCTA GCTCGTGTGCTCTTTGGACTGATTGTGCTGATTCAGATCACCTTGCTCGTTATTTTCAGATACCTCCAAAAGCCAGCGCTTAAAG AAAAGCCAGGATTACTTACTCTGACCTCGTATTCCCTTCATGTCTTCAGTAAAACAAATACCTTCTATTACTCAATTATGTTTTTGAATTTATACACCATTCTAG GACCGTGGTTTGTAGGTGAACTGATAGATGGCCAGGTGGGggcctgtttttcctttgggcTGTTTGTTGGTGGTTCCTTCTTCCAGGGCAGTCTGACATTTGTGGTTGGGATTTTACAG ctgctgtttttcaacCTGCCATTAATGGCCtacctgtgctggtgcctgttGCTGCGATGCCAGGGTTACAGCTTCCGTTCTCATGTCCATCACATCCCACGCCTCGTGGCTGTGCTTGTCCACCTGGCAATGGCACTCCTCCTGGCCTGGCAGGTCTATTCCTGCTATTTCCTGCAGCGAACCTACGGGACCTTggctttcttcctctctccgATGAGAACGTGGCTGGTGGTGCTGACCGCAGCTCTGATTTGGAAAACCTGGACACTGAAATCATCTGAGCTCAGAACTTACATTctagaaatgaaaaactgtCAGAGCTCCTGA
- the TMEM62 gene encoding transmembrane protein 62 isoform X5 yields the protein MKELSLMATESLHSNHTIWFGHFPTSTIISSAPGIRTLMSSATAYLCGHLHTLGGLMPALHSQHRGGTLELELGDWMDNRRYRILAFDHDLFSFADLNFEEWPVVLITNPKSFLYSSSAHEPLVKILHSTHVRILAFSPSVIISVKVNIDGVHLGNAHQVSGPLYVLKWSPQNYSEGFHHIDVTVQDASGRISTRSHIFAMEENLSRRFDFWPSVILLIDYYVLARVLFGLIVLIQITLLVIFRYLQKPALKEKPGLLTLTSYSLHVFSKTNTFYYSIMFLNLYTILGPWFVGELIDGQVGACFSFGLFVGGSFFQGSLTFVVGILQLLFFNLPLMAYLCWCLLLRCQGYSFRSHVHHIPRLVAVLVHLAMALLLAWQVYSCYFLQRTYGTLAFFLSPMRTWLVVLTAALIWKTWTLKSSELRTYILEMKNCQSS from the exons ATGAAAGAGCTATCTTTGATGGCAACAGAAAGTCTGCACAGCAATCACACTATCTGGTTTGGCCATTTTCCCACCTCAACAATCATCTCCTCAGCCCCAGGCATACGAACATTAATGAG TTCTGCCACAGCCTATTTATGTGGACATCTCCATACACTGGGTGGGCTGATGCCAGCCTTGCACAGTCAACACCGTGGCGGCACTCTGGAACTTGAATTGGGAGACTGGATGGATAACAGGAG GTACCGGATCCTTGCGTTTGATCATGACCTCTTTAGCTTCGCAGATCTTAACTTCGAAGAATGGCCTGTAGTTCTCATCACCAATCCCAAATCCTTCCTTTACAGCAGTTCTGCTCATGAGCCACTAGTCAAAATTCTTCATTCCACTCATGTCAG AATTCTGGCCTTCTCTCCTTCTGTCATTATCTCTGTCAAAGTCAATATAGACGGAGTTCACTTGGGGAACGCGCATCAAGTGTCTGGCCCTCTCTATGTACTGAAGTGGAGCCCACAAAACTACAGTGAAGGGTTCCATCACATAGATGTGACTGTCCAG GATGCTTCAGGAAGAATTAGCACACGGAGCCATATATTTGCTATGGAAGAAAATCTCTCTCGTAGATTTGACTTTTGGCCATCTGTTATTCTTCTCATTGACTACTATGTTCTA GCTCGTGTGCTCTTTGGACTGATTGTGCTGATTCAGATCACCTTGCTCGTTATTTTCAGATACCTCCAAAAGCCAGCGCTTAAAG AAAAGCCAGGATTACTTACTCTGACCTCGTATTCCCTTCATGTCTTCAGTAAAACAAATACCTTCTATTACTCAATTATGTTTTTGAATTTATACACCATTCTAG GACCGTGGTTTGTAGGTGAACTGATAGATGGCCAGGTGGGggcctgtttttcctttgggcTGTTTGTTGGTGGTTCCTTCTTCCAGGGCAGTCTGACATTTGTGGTTGGGATTTTACAG ctgctgtttttcaacCTGCCATTAATGGCCtacctgtgctggtgcctgttGCTGCGATGCCAGGGTTACAGCTTCCGTTCTCATGTCCATCACATCCCACGCCTCGTGGCTGTGCTTGTCCACCTGGCAATGGCACTCCTCCTGGCCTGGCAGGTCTATTCCTGCTATTTCCTGCAGCGAACCTACGGGACCTTggctttcttcctctctccgATGAGAACGTGGCTGGTGGTGCTGACCGCAGCTCTGATTTGGAAAACCTGGACACTGAAATCATCTGAGCTCAGAACTTACATTctagaaatgaaaaactgtCAGAGCTCCTGA
- the TMEM62 gene encoding transmembrane protein 62 isoform X6 yields the protein MENLPLNPEEIKGHGKNQVDRHQRESWKYSSWRKDGSFHYIHTTSFGNYSFICVDATLSPGPKRPYNFFGILNMNQMKELSLMATESLHSNHTIWFGHFPTSTIISSAPGIRTLMSSATAYLCGHLHTLGGLMPALHSQHRGGTLELELGDWMDNRRYRILAFDHDLFSFADLNFEEWPVVLITNPKSFLYSSSAHEPLVKILHSTHVRILAFSPSVIISVKVNIDGVHLGNAHQVSGPLYVLKWSPQNYSEGFHHIDVTVQDASGRISTRSHIFAMEENLSRRFDFWPSVILLIDYYVLARVLFGLIVLIQITLLVIFRYLQKPALKEKPGLLTLTSYSLHVFSKTNTFYYSIMFLNLYTILGPWFVGELIDGQVGACFSFGLFVGGSFFQGSLTFVVGILQLLFFNLPLMAYLCWCLLLRCQGYSFRSHVHHIPRLVAVLVHLAMALLLAWQVYSCYFLQRTYGTLAFFLSPMRTWLVVLTAALIWKTWTLKSSELRTYILEMKNCQSS from the exons ATGGAAAACTTACCACTCAATCCTGAAGAGATCAAGGGTCATGGAAAAAACCAAGTGGATAGACATCAAAGGGAATCATG GAAATACTCTTCCTGGCGTAAAGATGGCTCTTTCCATTACATCCACACCACCTCTTTTGGGAACTATTCATTCATCTGTGTGGATGCCACACTCAGCCCAGGCCCTAAGAGACCCTATAATTTCTTCGGGATTTTAAACATG AATCAAATGAAAGAGCTATCTTTGATGGCAACAGAAAGTCTGCACAGCAATCACACTATCTGGTTTGGCCATTTTCCCACCTCAACAATCATCTCCTCAGCCCCAGGCATACGAACATTAATGAG TTCTGCCACAGCCTATTTATGTGGACATCTCCATACACTGGGTGGGCTGATGCCAGCCTTGCACAGTCAACACCGTGGCGGCACTCTGGAACTTGAATTGGGAGACTGGATGGATAACAGGAG GTACCGGATCCTTGCGTTTGATCATGACCTCTTTAGCTTCGCAGATCTTAACTTCGAAGAATGGCCTGTAGTTCTCATCACCAATCCCAAATCCTTCCTTTACAGCAGTTCTGCTCATGAGCCACTAGTCAAAATTCTTCATTCCACTCATGTCAG AATTCTGGCCTTCTCTCCTTCTGTCATTATCTCTGTCAAAGTCAATATAGACGGAGTTCACTTGGGGAACGCGCATCAAGTGTCTGGCCCTCTCTATGTACTGAAGTGGAGCCCACAAAACTACAGTGAAGGGTTCCATCACATAGATGTGACTGTCCAG GATGCTTCAGGAAGAATTAGCACACGGAGCCATATATTTGCTATGGAAGAAAATCTCTCTCGTAGATTTGACTTTTGGCCATCTGTTATTCTTCTCATTGACTACTATGTTCTA GCTCGTGTGCTCTTTGGACTGATTGTGCTGATTCAGATCACCTTGCTCGTTATTTTCAGATACCTCCAAAAGCCAGCGCTTAAAG AAAAGCCAGGATTACTTACTCTGACCTCGTATTCCCTTCATGTCTTCAGTAAAACAAATACCTTCTATTACTCAATTATGTTTTTGAATTTATACACCATTCTAG GACCGTGGTTTGTAGGTGAACTGATAGATGGCCAGGTGGGggcctgtttttcctttgggcTGTTTGTTGGTGGTTCCTTCTTCCAGGGCAGTCTGACATTTGTGGTTGGGATTTTACAG ctgctgtttttcaacCTGCCATTAATGGCCtacctgtgctggtgcctgttGCTGCGATGCCAGGGTTACAGCTTCCGTTCTCATGTCCATCACATCCCACGCCTCGTGGCTGTGCTTGTCCACCTGGCAATGGCACTCCTCCTGGCCTGGCAGGTCTATTCCTGCTATTTCCTGCAGCGAACCTACGGGACCTTggctttcttcctctctccgATGAGAACGTGGCTGGTGGTGCTGACCGCAGCTCTGATTTGGAAAACCTGGACACTGAAATCATCTGAGCTCAGAACTTACATTctagaaatgaaaaactgtCAGAGCTCCTGA
- the TMEM62 gene encoding transmembrane protein 62 isoform X1, producing MVVTRRRMLKLALGLLAAAAVALLLDSYAPSGAQPPVGQRRRRAARPAPGAKAANLLWVVQVSDIHISRFRDPKRAPDFEKFCSETIDIIQPALVLATGDLTDAKTRDKLGSEQVEVEWKTYHSILKRSRVMEKTKWIDIKGNHDSFNIPHLDSVWNYYRKYSSWRKDGSFHYIHTTSFGNYSFICVDATLSPGPKRPYNFFGILNMFVDMLFLRYSSEVLAESYCVLNQMKELSLMATESLHSNHTIWFGHFPTSTIISSAPGIRTLMSSATAYLCGHLHTLGGLMPALHSQHRGGTLELELGDWMDNRRYRILAFDHDLFSFADLNFEEWPVVLITNPKSFLYSSSAHEPLVKILHSTHVRILAFSPSVIISVKVNIDGVHLGNAHQVSGPLYVLKWSPQNYSEGFHHIDVTVQDASGRISTRSHIFAMEENLSRRFDFWPSVILLIDYYVLARVLFGLIVLIQITLLVIFRYLQKPALKEKPGLLTLTSYSLHVFSKTNTFYYSIMFLNLYTILGPWFVGELIDGQVGACFSFGLFVGGSFFQGSLTFVVGILQLLFFNLPLMAYLCWCLLLRCQGYSFRSHVHHIPRLVAVLVHLAMALLLAWQVYSCYFLQRTYGTLAFFLSPMRTWLVVLTAALIWKTWTLKSSELRTYILEMKNCQSS from the exons ATGGTGGTAACGCGGCGCAGGATGCTGAAGctggccctggggctgctggcggCGGCCGCCGTGGCGCTGCTGCTGGATTCGTACGCGCCTTCGGGAGCGCAGCCGCCCGTGGGCCAGCGCCGTCGCCGGGCCGCTCGGCCTGCCCCCGGTGCGAAGGCCGCCAACCTGCTGTGGGTAGTGCAG gtGTCAGACATCCATATCAGTAGATTTCGGGATCCCAAACGAGCTCCAGACTttgaaaaattctgttctgaaacAATTGATATAATTCAGCCCGCACTTGTTCTGGCAACAG GTGACCTGACAGATGCTAAGACAAGAGATAAACTGGGATCTGAGCAGGTAGAAGTAGAATGGAAAACTTACCACTCAATCCTGAAGAGATCAAGGGTCATGGAAAAAACCAAGTGGATAGACATCAAAGGGAATCATG ATTCCTTCAATATTCCACACCTGGATAGCGTTTGGAATTATTACAG GAAATACTCTTCCTGGCGTAAAGATGGCTCTTTCCATTACATCCACACCACCTCTTTTGGGAACTATTCATTCATCTGTGTGGATGCCACACTCAGCCCAGGCCCTAAGAGACCCTATAATTTCTTCGGGATTTTAAACATG tttgTTGATATGCTGTTCTTGAGATACTCTTCCGAAGTGTTGGCAGAAAGTTACTGTGTTCTG AATCAAATGAAAGAGCTATCTTTGATGGCAACAGAAAGTCTGCACAGCAATCACACTATCTGGTTTGGCCATTTTCCCACCTCAACAATCATCTCCTCAGCCCCAGGCATACGAACATTAATGAG TTCTGCCACAGCCTATTTATGTGGACATCTCCATACACTGGGTGGGCTGATGCCAGCCTTGCACAGTCAACACCGTGGCGGCACTCTGGAACTTGAATTGGGAGACTGGATGGATAACAGGAG GTACCGGATCCTTGCGTTTGATCATGACCTCTTTAGCTTCGCAGATCTTAACTTCGAAGAATGGCCTGTAGTTCTCATCACCAATCCCAAATCCTTCCTTTACAGCAGTTCTGCTCATGAGCCACTAGTCAAAATTCTTCATTCCACTCATGTCAG AATTCTGGCCTTCTCTCCTTCTGTCATTATCTCTGTCAAAGTCAATATAGACGGAGTTCACTTGGGGAACGCGCATCAAGTGTCTGGCCCTCTCTATGTACTGAAGTGGAGCCCACAAAACTACAGTGAAGGGTTCCATCACATAGATGTGACTGTCCAG GATGCTTCAGGAAGAATTAGCACACGGAGCCATATATTTGCTATGGAAGAAAATCTCTCTCGTAGATTTGACTTTTGGCCATCTGTTATTCTTCTCATTGACTACTATGTTCTA GCTCGTGTGCTCTTTGGACTGATTGTGCTGATTCAGATCACCTTGCTCGTTATTTTCAGATACCTCCAAAAGCCAGCGCTTAAAG AAAAGCCAGGATTACTTACTCTGACCTCGTATTCCCTTCATGTCTTCAGTAAAACAAATACCTTCTATTACTCAATTATGTTTTTGAATTTATACACCATTCTAG GACCGTGGTTTGTAGGTGAACTGATAGATGGCCAGGTGGGggcctgtttttcctttgggcTGTTTGTTGGTGGTTCCTTCTTCCAGGGCAGTCTGACATTTGTGGTTGGGATTTTACAG ctgctgtttttcaacCTGCCATTAATGGCCtacctgtgctggtgcctgttGCTGCGATGCCAGGGTTACAGCTTCCGTTCTCATGTCCATCACATCCCACGCCTCGTGGCTGTGCTTGTCCACCTGGCAATGGCACTCCTCCTGGCCTGGCAGGTCTATTCCTGCTATTTCCTGCAGCGAACCTACGGGACCTTggctttcttcctctctccgATGAGAACGTGGCTGGTGGTGCTGACCGCAGCTCTGATTTGGAAAACCTGGACACTGAAATCATCTGAGCTCAGAACTTACATTctagaaatgaaaaactgtCAGAGCTCCTGA
- the TMEM62 gene encoding transmembrane protein 62 isoform X4 yields MEKTKWIDIKGNHDSFNIPHLDSVWNYYRKYSSWRKDGSFHYIHTTSFGNYSFICVDATLSPGPKRPYNFFGILNMFVDMLFLRYSSEVLAESYCVLNQMKELSLMATESLHSNHTIWFGHFPTSTIISSAPGIRTLMSSATAYLCGHLHTLGGLMPALHSQHRGGTLELELGDWMDNRRYRILAFDHDLFSFADLNFEEWPVVLITNPKSFLYSSSAHEPLVKILHSTHVRILAFSPSVIISVKVNIDGVHLGNAHQVSGPLYVLKWSPQNYSEGFHHIDVTVQDASGRISTRSHIFAMEENLSRRFDFWPSVILLIDYYVLARVLFGLIVLIQITLLVIFRYLQKPALKEKPGLLTLTSYSLHVFSKTNTFYYSIMFLNLYTILGPWFVGELIDGQVGACFSFGLFVGGSFFQGSLTFVVGILQLLFFNLPLMAYLCWCLLLRCQGYSFRSHVHHIPRLVAVLVHLAMALLLAWQVYSCYFLQRTYGTLAFFLSPMRTWLVVLTAALIWKTWTLKSSELRTYILEMKNCQSS; encoded by the exons ATGGAAAAAACCAAGTGGATAGACATCAAAGGGAATCATG ATTCCTTCAATATTCCACACCTGGATAGCGTTTGGAATTATTACAG GAAATACTCTTCCTGGCGTAAAGATGGCTCTTTCCATTACATCCACACCACCTCTTTTGGGAACTATTCATTCATCTGTGTGGATGCCACACTCAGCCCAGGCCCTAAGAGACCCTATAATTTCTTCGGGATTTTAAACATG tttgTTGATATGCTGTTCTTGAGATACTCTTCCGAAGTGTTGGCAGAAAGTTACTGTGTTCTG AATCAAATGAAAGAGCTATCTTTGATGGCAACAGAAAGTCTGCACAGCAATCACACTATCTGGTTTGGCCATTTTCCCACCTCAACAATCATCTCCTCAGCCCCAGGCATACGAACATTAATGAG TTCTGCCACAGCCTATTTATGTGGACATCTCCATACACTGGGTGGGCTGATGCCAGCCTTGCACAGTCAACACCGTGGCGGCACTCTGGAACTTGAATTGGGAGACTGGATGGATAACAGGAG GTACCGGATCCTTGCGTTTGATCATGACCTCTTTAGCTTCGCAGATCTTAACTTCGAAGAATGGCCTGTAGTTCTCATCACCAATCCCAAATCCTTCCTTTACAGCAGTTCTGCTCATGAGCCACTAGTCAAAATTCTTCATTCCACTCATGTCAG AATTCTGGCCTTCTCTCCTTCTGTCATTATCTCTGTCAAAGTCAATATAGACGGAGTTCACTTGGGGAACGCGCATCAAGTGTCTGGCCCTCTCTATGTACTGAAGTGGAGCCCACAAAACTACAGTGAAGGGTTCCATCACATAGATGTGACTGTCCAG GATGCTTCAGGAAGAATTAGCACACGGAGCCATATATTTGCTATGGAAGAAAATCTCTCTCGTAGATTTGACTTTTGGCCATCTGTTATTCTTCTCATTGACTACTATGTTCTA GCTCGTGTGCTCTTTGGACTGATTGTGCTGATTCAGATCACCTTGCTCGTTATTTTCAGATACCTCCAAAAGCCAGCGCTTAAAG AAAAGCCAGGATTACTTACTCTGACCTCGTATTCCCTTCATGTCTTCAGTAAAACAAATACCTTCTATTACTCAATTATGTTTTTGAATTTATACACCATTCTAG GACCGTGGTTTGTAGGTGAACTGATAGATGGCCAGGTGGGggcctgtttttcctttgggcTGTTTGTTGGTGGTTCCTTCTTCCAGGGCAGTCTGACATTTGTGGTTGGGATTTTACAG ctgctgtttttcaacCTGCCATTAATGGCCtacctgtgctggtgcctgttGCTGCGATGCCAGGGTTACAGCTTCCGTTCTCATGTCCATCACATCCCACGCCTCGTGGCTGTGCTTGTCCACCTGGCAATGGCACTCCTCCTGGCCTGGCAGGTCTATTCCTGCTATTTCCTGCAGCGAACCTACGGGACCTTggctttcttcctctctccgATGAGAACGTGGCTGGTGGTGCTGACCGCAGCTCTGATTTGGAAAACCTGGACACTGAAATCATCTGAGCTCAGAACTTACATTctagaaatgaaaaactgtCAGAGCTCCTGA
- the TMEM62 gene encoding transmembrane protein 62 isoform X3 gives MIPSIFHTWIAFGIITVLSLEYFKMKIQESVNIRKYSSWRKDGSFHYIHTTSFGNYSFICVDATLSPGPKRPYNFFGILNMFVDMLFLRYSSEVLAESYCVLNQMKELSLMATESLHSNHTIWFGHFPTSTIISSAPGIRTLMSSATAYLCGHLHTLGGLMPALHSQHRGGTLELELGDWMDNRRYRILAFDHDLFSFADLNFEEWPVVLITNPKSFLYSSSAHEPLVKILHSTHVRILAFSPSVIISVKVNIDGVHLGNAHQVSGPLYVLKWSPQNYSEGFHHIDVTVQDASGRISTRSHIFAMEENLSRRFDFWPSVILLIDYYVLARVLFGLIVLIQITLLVIFRYLQKPALKEKPGLLTLTSYSLHVFSKTNTFYYSIMFLNLYTILGPWFVGELIDGQVGACFSFGLFVGGSFFQGSLTFVVGILQLLFFNLPLMAYLCWCLLLRCQGYSFRSHVHHIPRLVAVLVHLAMALLLAWQVYSCYFLQRTYGTLAFFLSPMRTWLVVLTAALIWKTWTLKSSELRTYILEMKNCQSS, from the exons ATG ATTCCTTCAATATTCCACACCTGGATAGCGTTTGGAATTATTACAG TTCTCTCTTTAGAGTATTTTAAGATGAAGATTCAAGAATCAGTTAACATCAG GAAATACTCTTCCTGGCGTAAAGATGGCTCTTTCCATTACATCCACACCACCTCTTTTGGGAACTATTCATTCATCTGTGTGGATGCCACACTCAGCCCAGGCCCTAAGAGACCCTATAATTTCTTCGGGATTTTAAACATG tttgTTGATATGCTGTTCTTGAGATACTCTTCCGAAGTGTTGGCAGAAAGTTACTGTGTTCTG AATCAAATGAAAGAGCTATCTTTGATGGCAACAGAAAGTCTGCACAGCAATCACACTATCTGGTTTGGCCATTTTCCCACCTCAACAATCATCTCCTCAGCCCCAGGCATACGAACATTAATGAG TTCTGCCACAGCCTATTTATGTGGACATCTCCATACACTGGGTGGGCTGATGCCAGCCTTGCACAGTCAACACCGTGGCGGCACTCTGGAACTTGAATTGGGAGACTGGATGGATAACAGGAG GTACCGGATCCTTGCGTTTGATCATGACCTCTTTAGCTTCGCAGATCTTAACTTCGAAGAATGGCCTGTAGTTCTCATCACCAATCCCAAATCCTTCCTTTACAGCAGTTCTGCTCATGAGCCACTAGTCAAAATTCTTCATTCCACTCATGTCAG AATTCTGGCCTTCTCTCCTTCTGTCATTATCTCTGTCAAAGTCAATATAGACGGAGTTCACTTGGGGAACGCGCATCAAGTGTCTGGCCCTCTCTATGTACTGAAGTGGAGCCCACAAAACTACAGTGAAGGGTTCCATCACATAGATGTGACTGTCCAG GATGCTTCAGGAAGAATTAGCACACGGAGCCATATATTTGCTATGGAAGAAAATCTCTCTCGTAGATTTGACTTTTGGCCATCTGTTATTCTTCTCATTGACTACTATGTTCTA GCTCGTGTGCTCTTTGGACTGATTGTGCTGATTCAGATCACCTTGCTCGTTATTTTCAGATACCTCCAAAAGCCAGCGCTTAAAG AAAAGCCAGGATTACTTACTCTGACCTCGTATTCCCTTCATGTCTTCAGTAAAACAAATACCTTCTATTACTCAATTATGTTTTTGAATTTATACACCATTCTAG GACCGTGGTTTGTAGGTGAACTGATAGATGGCCAGGTGGGggcctgtttttcctttgggcTGTTTGTTGGTGGTTCCTTCTTCCAGGGCAGTCTGACATTTGTGGTTGGGATTTTACAG ctgctgtttttcaacCTGCCATTAATGGCCtacctgtgctggtgcctgttGCTGCGATGCCAGGGTTACAGCTTCCGTTCTCATGTCCATCACATCCCACGCCTCGTGGCTGTGCTTGTCCACCTGGCAATGGCACTCCTCCTGGCCTGGCAGGTCTATTCCTGCTATTTCCTGCAGCGAACCTACGGGACCTTggctttcttcctctctccgATGAGAACGTGGCTGGTGGTGCTGACCGCAGCTCTGATTTGGAAAACCTGGACACTGAAATCATCTGAGCTCAGAACTTACATTctagaaatgaaaaactgtCAGAGCTCCTGA